From Cucumis melo cultivar AY chromosome 3, USDA_Cmelo_AY_1.0, whole genome shotgun sequence:
agaaagaaaatgaaaagaaaagcaaCACCATTGACGTCGAGGCTAGCCATCGGGGGCGTATTATTGTTCTGAAACCAGCCTAACGGCCcctatatttttaaattcttcAACAAAACCTCAAAACTTGGGCATTTGATAATTGATTTTAACCTTTAACTTCAATTTTCATCTATTTAATTCTACTTAAACCATCCACTCAGTCGATCGTTCCAATTGACTTCAACCTAAAActtaataaaaatagaaataattgagcctaagatttaataaaatagaaatatttgagcgtttaaaaagaaaatacacaGCGGTCTTACGTCTTGAATGAGACAAAAGCCAATTACACACCTATATTATCTTTTGTATTACTATTCAAAAAGATCTAAAACAGTTACTTTTGCATTATTCATCAAGTAGATGTTTAAAAATCCAAACATCATTTTTAAATTCACAAGGAAAAAGCCATAACAATTGAGTCCAAATGATGAAGTGCTTCATTATTTAAACACCATTATAGTTGTAGAGAAGTAGCCGTAAAGTGAAACATTGTCAAAACACAAAATAAACTGACACCGCTCCTTGCGGTTACATCCAAATGAAAAAGTGTGAATAAATGATTGTTctaaaaatcaattattttaagcACCCAAAACAGAACCTGAGCTCCTGCGGCATTCCTGCAACATATCCAAGTAGAATTGGCACTTGCTGATGTCACTTCCATAGTGGTTCAGGCactgcaaagaaaaaaaaggttaaagAAAATGGAAGTTGCTCGAGTATGAAGATGAGGCAAATAATGGCTTCAGCCTCCAAAAGTCATGATAAATAACAATAGAGAAACAAGGAACTTACATCTTGAAAGGATTTTGACTGAACATTACAAGCATCAGAACCACCAGAATTGCTTGCTACAGAAGGTGCTGAGGAAGCTGATGAATCAATGGTCTCATGCTGGATGGTTCGAGGACCCATTACGGCATCAACAGCCCTGTGAGCCACTGCACTTCCGGTACCAAAGGCCATACCTGCACATCAGCACAAAAAAAGACATGGTTACACGATGGCATTGAAATGATTAGTTGTAGAAACAGAAAGGGCATGTGCTTCCTGAACTCACCTTGAGCAATAGTGGCACCAAGACCTCCAAGCATAGAACCACCACCACCACCTTGTACAGGTGCAGGTGGAGGAGCGGAATTAACTGCAAAAGACAATATAAGTTTAGCACCAAAAACAATATTGTTAAGAACAAACCGccaaaaacataaataaaatttgggtttattattgataaaaacAGCATATCCATTCACACTATAGTATTGGAAACAATCAAAAGATTCCATCTGTAAAGCAGCTAATAACCATGAATCTATGTCATCAGTCATTAGCTATATAGTGAAAAATAAAGGTGGCATAAATACCTCACAAGAAAGGACAATAATGAATTAGATTTAAAGTGGAAGGTGGATGAAGTCCAGGTGCAACCATTAGTTTTACATATAATAATAGAGTAGCCTGTCGTCTTCTCATCAAATACCGCACCCCACTACTCAAGTTTTCAATCTCTTTAAGTTTCACTCTAGTAGTTTTAAGTTATTTAGGATGCAATCAAGAATCTtgtttaatgttttcatattctGACTGATTGGAAAATTTTCAGGGTATAACTTTCAATTCACTGAACCAAATGGATCCTAGCAAACagtttttttaaggaaaaatagTAAACAAAGAAGTCGCAAGAGAATCCTTCCATTGGTCAAAGGAGGAGAAGGTATAAGAGTTATAGAAAGATGTACATTAGCACAACATCATagctatatatataatttgtttttataaCAGCTAATTGTTTTTGCGTAGCctaattttgaatttgaaattttaaagtGAAAAGCAATTCAGAAATATAGTAATTCAGGCTATAAACTCATTTAGTTTTGGTTAAATGAAGATATATAACATGGTAGATAGGATAGAATAATAACCAATAGTTGAGATCGAACCTAATCTTTAGTTGGCAACTACAACTGTTTCATATCATTGAACATGTGCGAGTAAAAGTTTAAACTGGAATCAATTAACTCTTTGAATTCAACTCTTTCCACCGAATCCTTGATACCAAATTCCTTTAGTACACCGTAACTTATAAAACCAAGATCTTCAGCTAAGAAAACTAGAGGGTATTTCTACTGACATTAAAAGATGCCTTTGGTAAAGGCACATGTACAAGTAGGCCGAACTGAAATCCAGTCCACCATGGACATGAAGAGGATAAACATATCTATGTACTAGAACAGAGGCCCTCATAACGGAAACCAGACAAATTCAACTTTGCTCCCTCAAATGAGGTCTTGAAAATAGATAAAGATTGTCGTATTTTACCTGGCGCCGGAGGATTGCGAGCTGGAGCGCGAGCGGCGGGACGGGGAGCAGATCGTCCTGCAAAATAATCAAAGGTCAACCACTTACCACATGCTTGATAGAGATTAAATAAGTAACACAGCTCGAACTTTTATGGCAATCACATAAATTTCTAAAACCTAAAGCATGCAAACGCTTCAACTTCAAACCCTAGCTTTGTCCACCCCCCGCCCCCCAAGAAAATTGTAAACAATCTTGTCGTAAAATCAGATCCAAAAAATCAAGAACTTCCCTAAGCCAGAAACCCAATCCAACTCTTCATACAAAAGCCATCGCCAGAAATATAAGTAGGTAGACAAActaggaaaaaagaaacaaaatctGACCGGATGAAATCAATCTGAAAAAGGAAATAACTAGTAACATAAAGAGACATGAAGGAAAAATGTAAGAAATACTAACCACCGGAGCTGCGACGAGGCATGGTTGAGGATTAAAAGATAGGGCGACTGCGTGGAGGAATAGTAAAAGAAATCGCGGTGGCTGTTTCCTGCAGTAATGAGATCGGAAATTTTAGGGTTACGGATTTGTGGTCATGTTTAACTTTTTTAGGGGTTTATATAGGGACCCAGATTCTAGGAGTTTCGGATTAATTTTCTAAACACCGCAAGCTAACTAATACATAAATCACGTACTCCACCAATTGAAGATGGCCACGTGGTTCTACTTTTCCTCCTTTTGCACCACTAGCGAACCTAGATGAGACCAACGAATTATTCTCGAATGTTCTTTCCCTTGAATTCAAAATACAACATATTGCAAATTACATCAACCATGTTTCTCCATGCATGCTAATATCATATCTGATTGTCAGTCGTCGAGATGAAAATGATTGGTGGTATATTAAAATTACATTTTcaagtttttaattttaaaaaactatagTGTTTGAAACCtacttaaaattattttttaaaatatattttaaataatttccacgaattttttcaagaacattttttcttaaatcaatCTATACAAATCTTCAATCGtttgtattaaaaaattaagttaGGTTAGATTCATTATTAGATATTGTTACCGTTATAGATACATAGATACAGATAATGTTGTAGTAagaattataaattataaatttattaatgtTATTCTTCACGATATTGttgaaatgataaaaaaaacaataataccAAACTATCCAAAATAAATTAATCTCAATCGAAATATTACAAAATGCCTATTACCAAGATTGTTTAAATACATTTGCAATTTAAGACTCATATAATTGAAACCTAGTTAGGATTTCCCTAATTTGCATTACAAGATGATAAACATAATCTTCATTTATAGTTTTATAAACTTAAATACTAAAAGTCTGTCAACCGATAAGATTGATGATTGATAACAACTATTGAATATTATTAAATACCTAATCAAACTAACAACGattcccactaaaaaaaattaatcaaattttggttaaattaataaaaatactAATACGTTTTGTactttgttttaatttaatatttagttgtaaatataattttttaatacaaaTATAGTAGACAATATTGTAGATCATCCacctatatttgcaattttctTGAATCATacctaaaattgaaaataacaaaacaaagagACGTACGATTTATTTTGAACTTTGCATTATCCCTATTCTCTCGATAAAAAGTTACGCCTACAGGGACTGGACCCAAGGGACCTAAATGACCATTCATAAAAGATAATAGGaaccaaaataaatattttaaacattaaagaaattatctacatacGAAATCAAAAGATGAAAGATGTACATTTAAATTATTCAAAACTTAATTAAACACTGAGACTTAAATTAGGATAACTTTAACATCGACAATATTACAGAAAACAGATAAATTGATATGGAATTTTAACTTAGGCCAATAAGGAACAGAATATGTATTTTGTAGATTTGTAACGGATGGCCCCACCaagatccatttttttctcaacTAATGAACCAAGGGAAACAAAAGCAAGATTTGTACAATCCAGTTTGTTGTATTGACAAATTGTCATGAacaaaataatagtaataataatatttataataataatcaacTAAGAATCtacataataatataataaagttGCTCTTCTTtgtcctctctctctctctaaagaTATAAAACAAAGGGAGACAGAGAAACAGGTAGACAAAATTTTAACTGCGGAAGCAATTTCTTTTAGTGATTTACGACTGTACAGTAATTTTATAAACAATATAGCAACTCAACAAGTCATAAGCCACCACCATTCACCTCCTAATTCTCTTTTCAGCCAACAACTTCGAAATGCAATTATATTATACACTGTTTATACCTCTTTTCCGTTTTCACAACTGCCGCCATGGCTTAACCAAAACCGAATCCTTCATTTGCTTCGTGAATTGCTAGAAGTAATCTTTCTTCCAGATGTTGTTTTGAAGGATACTCTGGTAAATCTAACTGGTTGAAGCTGTAAGCAAAAGAAGAATAAACTTCAGCATCTCCAGAACAGCAAAACTAACAGATTACAGAATATGGAGGGGAATATAAATCATCACTCATTACCA
This genomic window contains:
- the LOC103488112 gene encoding uncharacterized protein C6C3.02c-like isoform X1, which encodes MPRRSSGGRSAPRPAARAPARNPPAPVNSAPPPAPVQGGGGGSMLGGLGATIAQGMAFGTGSAVAHRAVDAVMGPRTIQHETIDSSASSAPSVASNSGGSDACNVQSKSFQDCLNHYGSDISKCQFYLDMLQECRRSSGSVLGA
- the LOC103488112 gene encoding uncharacterized protein LOC103488112 isoform X3; translated protein: MLGGLGATIAQGMAFGTGSAVAHRAVDAVMGPRTIQHETIDSSASSAPSVASNSGGSDACNVQSKSFQDCLNHYGSDISKCQFYLDMLQECRRSSGSVLGA
- the LOC103488112 gene encoding uncharacterized protein C6C3.02c-like isoform X2 yields the protein MPRRSSGRSAPRPAARAPARNPPAPVNSAPPPAPVQGGGGGSMLGGLGATIAQGMAFGTGSAVAHRAVDAVMGPRTIQHETIDSSASSAPSVASNSGGSDACNVQSKSFQDCLNHYGSDISKCQFYLDMLQECRRSSGSVLGA